In Ruminococcaceae bacterium BL-6, a genomic segment contains:
- the appB gene encoding oligopeptide ABC transporter (permease) (Evidence 2a : Function from experimental evidences in other organisms; PubMedId : 7997159, 15849754, 16850406, 26728191; Product type t : transporter), with product MTRYIVKRILIAIPVLIGITILDYGLMSLAPGTPLSMMMGPRVSQAAVDLRAEQLGLNQPVYLQYFSWLRELLHGNFGYSITTHQPVAEMIASHLQPTVLLMGTSLLLGLLLAVPIGVYSATHQYSAGDYTAVSLSFLGTSIPNFFLAMILVFLFTVKLNVLPSSGMTTLGVSGGGADVLRHMILPVIVLTTFMTGWNVRYIRSSMLEILEQDYLRTARAKGVREFWVIHRHAMRNALIPIVTVIGLQIPMVFSGAVVVEQVFSWPGLGLLTMTAIMTRDYPTIMAVSLLSAVIVLVSNLVTDILYAVVDPTIQYR from the coding sequence ATGACGCGCTATATTGTCAAGCGGATCCTGATCGCGATCCCCGTTCTGATCGGCATCACGATTCTCGATTACGGGCTGATGAGCCTTGCCCCCGGCACCCCGCTTTCCATGATGATGGGGCCCCGCGTCTCCCAGGCCGCCGTGGACCTGCGCGCCGAGCAGCTCGGCCTGAACCAGCCGGTCTACCTGCAGTATTTTTCCTGGCTGAGGGAGCTGCTGCACGGCAATTTCGGCTACTCGATCACGACCCACCAGCCGGTGGCGGAGATGATCGCCTCCCACCTTCAGCCGACAGTTCTTCTGATGGGCACGTCGCTCTTGCTCGGCCTTCTTCTGGCCGTCCCCATCGGGGTGTACAGCGCCACCCACCAGTATTCCGCGGGGGATTACACCGCGGTGTCGCTCTCGTTTCTCGGCACCAGCATCCCGAACTTCTTTCTCGCGATGATTCTGGTGTTCCTGTTCACCGTCAAGCTGAACGTTCTGCCGTCCTCCGGCATGACGACGCTGGGCGTTTCCGGCGGAGGAGCGGATGTGCTGCGGCATATGATCCTGCCGGTCATCGTCCTCACGACTTTTATGACGGGCTGGAACGTGCGCTATATCCGCTCCTCCATGCTGGAGATCCTGGAGCAGGATTACCTGCGCACCGCGCGCGCAAAGGGCGTGCGCGAATTCTGGGTGATCCACCGCCACGCGATGCGCAACGCGCTGATCCCGATCGTCACGGTGATCGGCCTGCAGATCCCGATGGTGTTCAGCGGCGCCGTTGTGGTGGAGCAGGTGTTTTCGTGGCCGGGGCTCGGCCTTCTGACCATGACCGCCATCATGACGCGCGATTATCCCACGATCATGGCAGTCAGCCTCCTTTCCGCCGTGATCGTGCTTGTGTCGAATCTGGTCACGGATATTCTGTACGCGGTCGTGGACCCCACGATCCAGTACCGGTAA
- the appF gene encoding oligopeptide ABC transporter (ATP-binding protein) (Evidence 2a : Function from experimental evidences in other organisms; PubMedId : 7997159, 25755103, 26728191, 22720735; Product type t : transporter) — MPLDENRNEESKKPVVAATGLKKYYPLRGGAPRPGKPSVRAVDGVDLSIYRGETLGLVGESGCGKSTVGRQIVGLERPTEGKIVFEGAEISSLPPRRLRPLRTRLQMIFQDPFSSLNPRRTIGDILERPMLYHGIVGKQDAQAETDRLLDLVGLPKDAEARYPHEFSGGQRQRIGIARALSLRPDLIVCDEPVSALDVSIQAQILNLLRDLQRELGLTYLFIGHGLDAVHYVSDRIAVMYLGKIVETAPADELFEHPAHPYTRALCDAVPAVNPDLRERERVILSGELPANTDPPEGCRFHTRCPLEKDCPWQTEPPLLPAGEKHFAACHLAALKRGGRT; from the coding sequence GTGCCTTTGGATGAGAATCGGAACGAGGAATCGAAAAAGCCCGTCGTCGCCGCGACGGGCCTGAAAAAATATTACCCGCTGCGGGGCGGGGCCCCGCGCCCCGGAAAGCCGTCCGTCCGGGCGGTGGATGGCGTGGACCTTTCCATTTACCGGGGGGAGACCCTCGGCCTTGTGGGGGAGTCCGGATGCGGAAAATCCACCGTCGGCCGGCAGATCGTGGGCCTGGAGCGGCCGACCGAAGGAAAGATCGTGTTCGAGGGCGCCGAAATCTCCTCCCTGCCGCCCCGGCGCCTGCGCCCGCTGCGCACCAGGCTGCAGATGATCTTTCAGGACCCGTTCTCGTCGCTGAACCCCCGCCGCACCATCGGGGACATTCTGGAACGGCCCATGCTGTACCACGGCATTGTCGGAAAGCAGGACGCCCAGGCGGAAACGGACCGGCTTCTGGATCTGGTGGGGCTCCCGAAAGACGCCGAAGCCCGCTACCCCCACGAGTTTTCGGGCGGCCAGCGCCAGCGCATCGGCATCGCCCGCGCCCTCTCCCTGCGGCCCGACCTGATCGTCTGCGACGAGCCGGTCTCCGCGCTGGATGTCTCGATTCAGGCGCAGATCCTGAACCTGCTGCGCGATTTGCAGCGGGAGCTGGGCCTGACCTATCTGTTCATCGGCCACGGGCTGGACGCCGTGCATTATGTCAGTGACCGCATCGCGGTGATGTACCTGGGAAAAATCGTGGAGACCGCCCCGGCGGACGAATTGTTCGAACATCCGGCCCACCCCTATACCCGCGCCCTGTGCGACGCGGTGCCCGCCGTGAATCCGGATCTGCGGGAACGGGAGCGGGTGATCCTTTCCGGCGAGCTGCCGGCGAACACCGACCCGCCGGAAGGCTGCCGCTTCCACACGCGGTGCCCCCTGGAAAAGGACTGTCCCTGGCAGACGGAGCCGCCGCTTCTGCCGGCGGGGGAAAAACACTTTGCCGCCTGTCACCTGGCAGCCTTAAAACGGGGGGGACGGACATGA
- the appD gene encoding oligopeptide ABC transporter (ATP-binding protein) (Evidence 2a : Function from experimental evidences in other organisms; PubMedId : 7997159, 25755103, 26728191; Product type t : transporter) — MQPLLEVNDLQMEFGSGESRIQALDRVSFHADPGKVLCIVGESGCGKSVTALSIMGLLPKNARVTGGSIRFDGQDLLRMDEAQLNKIRGNTLAMIFQDAMTSLNPVFTVGNQLTEAIRLHSGLSKKDARERAAHKMEQVGLSAGLMKKYPHTLSGGMRQRMMIAMALSGDPKLLIADEPTTALDVTIQAQIVRLLKDLRRKLGLSVILITHDIGLVAETADSVLVMYAGQVVEEADVFSLFHRPAHPYTYALLRSVPGIHKGKHSRLISIGGVVPEHYQQISGCRFFDRCPFAQPECREPQELKNLKDGRAARCRRAGKDWENLSAETAAALGEEKQRAFG, encoded by the coding sequence TTGCAGCCTTTGCTGGAAGTAAATGACCTGCAGATGGAATTCGGGTCCGGCGAAAGCCGGATTCAAGCGCTGGACCGCGTCAGCTTTCACGCAGACCCGGGAAAGGTGCTCTGCATCGTCGGGGAATCCGGATGCGGAAAAAGCGTCACGGCCCTTTCGATCATGGGGCTTCTGCCGAAAAATGCCCGCGTCACCGGCGGAAGCATCCGGTTCGACGGGCAGGACCTGCTGCGTATGGATGAAGCGCAGCTCAACAAAATCCGAGGCAACACGCTCGCGATGATCTTTCAGGATGCCATGACGTCGCTGAACCCTGTTTTCACGGTCGGCAATCAGCTCACCGAGGCTATCCGCCTTCACAGCGGCCTTTCCAAAAAGGACGCACGCGAGAGGGCCGCGCATAAGATGGAGCAAGTGGGGCTTTCCGCCGGGCTGATGAAAAAATACCCACACACGCTTTCCGGCGGCATGCGCCAGCGCATGATGATCGCCATGGCGCTTTCCGGCGACCCGAAGCTCTTGATCGCGGATGAGCCGACCACCGCGCTGGATGTGACGATCCAGGCGCAGATCGTCCGCCTTCTGAAAGACCTTCGCCGCAAGCTCGGCCTCTCCGTGATCCTGATCACCCACGACATCGGGCTGGTCGCGGAAACGGCGGACAGCGTGCTCGTGATGTACGCCGGGCAGGTCGTGGAAGAGGCCGACGTGTTCAGCCTCTTCCACCGCCCAGCGCATCCCTATACCTATGCGCTCCTCCGCTCCGTGCCCGGCATCCACAAGGGGAAGCACAGCCGCCTGATCTCCATCGGCGGGGTGGTCCCGGAGCATTATCAGCAGATTTCCGGGTGCCGGTTTTTCGACCGCTGTCCCTTTGCGCAGCCGGAATGCCGCGAGCCGCAGGAGCTGAAAAATCTGAAAGACGGGCGCGCCGCAAGATGCCGGCGCGCCGGGAAGGACTGGGAAAATCTGAGCGCGGAAACCGCCGCCGCTCTGGGAGAGGAGAAACAGCGTGCCTTTGGATGA
- a CDS encoding ABC transporter substrate-binding protein, which yields MRMKKRKFSRAVSLFLAAALLFSVAGCAGNSGEKTAKSDSPAASGGEKIVNIGVTDALRTLNPLLQDGGELNKYATGLLFLPLVELDSNLKFQGQLAESVTTDDNLTFTVKLRDNAVWSDGKPVTADDVIFTVLRLTNKTVGNTYMAGYSKLVGFSADGFSPDGAESVGGLIKVDDHTVKFVAKEKIALPTFENSYLRYLMVLPKHVLGDVPVDKLANNDFFNKPSVVSGPFTLVDFDKDHYISYQANKKYFLGAPKIDKLNIKIVQGSQLYAGLKSGEIDFVQQTTGVIPQEDYQNIQSLENVKATLEQPLTNELVFINNKSVPNAKVRQAILYAINREQLVSDLLKGSGEVVDGFLSSYGPYYDSSIKPTEYDPEKAKALVKEAGWDSSKELNFLVNSGDTTLVQAGSVIAASLAQVGIKVKITTVDFNSLFAKVQAGDFDLYAIQYTIAPIDPSADMQWLVGTGNYLGYSNKEIDSLLAKTQQTKDDAEFKKIYSRVDTIMQQDVPLFSAYVVRSLGACSKRLVNAEPHLYGTFLNVEKWEVKQ from the coding sequence TCGGGTGAAAAGACGGCCAAAAGCGACAGCCCCGCCGCTTCCGGCGGCGAAAAGATCGTCAATATCGGCGTCACGGATGCCCTGCGCACGCTCAACCCCCTGCTTCAGGATGGAGGCGAGCTCAACAAGTACGCCACCGGCCTTCTGTTCCTGCCTCTGGTGGAGCTGGACAGCAACCTGAAATTCCAGGGTCAGCTCGCGGAATCGGTCACGACCGACGACAATCTGACCTTTACGGTAAAGCTGAGGGATAACGCCGTATGGTCCGACGGAAAGCCCGTTACGGCGGACGACGTCATCTTCACCGTTCTGCGCCTGACCAACAAGACGGTCGGGAACACCTATATGGCGGGGTATTCCAAGCTCGTCGGCTTCTCGGCGGATGGGTTCTCGCCGGATGGCGCCGAATCCGTCGGCGGCCTTATCAAGGTGGACGACCATACGGTGAAATTCGTCGCGAAGGAAAAGATCGCGCTCCCCACCTTTGAAAATTCCTACCTGCGGTACCTGATGGTGCTGCCCAAGCACGTTCTGGGCGATGTTCCGGTCGACAAGCTTGCGAACAACGACTTCTTCAACAAGCCCAGCGTCGTCAGCGGGCCGTTCACGCTGGTGGATTTCGACAAGGACCACTATATCTCTTATCAGGCGAACAAGAAATATTTTCTGGGCGCGCCGAAGATCGACAAGCTCAACATCAAGATCGTACAGGGCAGCCAGCTTTACGCGGGCCTGAAGTCCGGGGAAATCGACTTCGTGCAGCAGACGACCGGCGTGATCCCTCAGGAGGACTACCAGAATATCCAGTCCCTTGAAAATGTGAAGGCCACGCTGGAGCAGCCCCTGACAAATGAGCTGGTGTTCATCAACAACAAATCTGTCCCGAACGCCAAAGTGCGCCAGGCGATCCTGTACGCGATCAACCGCGAGCAGCTCGTCAGCGACCTGCTCAAGGGCAGCGGCGAAGTGGTCGACGGATTCCTTTCCAGCTACGGCCCCTATTACGACTCCTCGATCAAGCCCACGGAATACGACCCCGAAAAAGCGAAGGCGCTTGTAAAGGAAGCCGGGTGGGACAGCTCCAAGGAGCTGAACTTCCTCGTCAACTCGGGCGACACCACGCTGGTGCAGGCCGGCAGCGTCATCGCCGCCTCGCTTGCCCAGGTGGGAATCAAGGTGAAAATCACGACCGTTGATTTCAACTCCCTGTTCGCGAAGGTGCAGGCGGGCGATTTCGACCTTTACGCGATCCAGTACACCATCGCGCCGATCGACCCCTCCGCTGATATGCAGTGGCTGGTCGGCACAGGAAATTACCTGGGCTACTCCAACAAGGAGATCGACAGCCTACTCGCCAAAACGCAGCAGACGAAGGACGACGCGGAATTCAAGAAGATCTATTCCCGCGTGGACACGATCATGCAGCAGGATGTTCCGCTGTTCTCGGCCTACGTCGTCCGCTCGCTGGGCGCGTGCAGCAAACGTCTGGTCAATGCGGAGCCCCACCTGTACGGGACTTTCCTGAACGTGGAAAAGTGGGAGGTCAAGCAGTAA